Genomic window (Amaranthus tricolor cultivar Red isolate AtriRed21 chromosome 7, ASM2621246v1, whole genome shotgun sequence):
AGTTTTTTATAGCACACCTCGAGCGCCCCTAGGTGTGGGGCGTATAATAGGCAATATAGAAAACGTCTTTCACACTTTTGCTGCGCTTTTCTCGCTTTTCGCTTCAAGTGCTTTTGGTGCTTTGTATAGAGAGCAAAATTTTTGAGGTAAACTTAAGATTTATTTTTACAGACCTTATCCAACAATGAAAACTGCCTCAAATCCCTCAATAATTGcaagaaaatgcttaaaattacaCCAAAACTTTAAATCCCCAAAGCTTTGAAACCTTAAATCATGATTTAGGTTGAAAATGAATAGTACTTGTTGGAAGTCATGGAAGACATTACCAATGGTCTGTGGCGGTGTTAGGAGTGGTGGTAGTCTTTGTGGCTCAAGGTTAGTTCACCTCCTTCTCATGTAAACTTGATTTATTCTCTTGGGATCAATAGGCACATTATATTCAGATAGAGTAGTGGGTCTATTTATGTTTCTTTCTACATTTTACTTCCATTACGTAAAGCCCGTGCCTTCGCTTTTTGTATTGTGCTTTGTGTTGGAGAGAATAGAATTATTTGGGTGATAGGGTTAAATAATGAATTTAATAAGAGATTAGAGTTGCTGCACCAACTCCTTATAATGATAGATATTGATAAAACttgaattatatattatatattctcaatgaaacatgatatatatatatatatatagatatatatatatatatatatatatatatatatatatattgattctACATACTAATTTTAGtgaattgataaaaataatattatcacATAGCCTCTCATAACAAAACATTTACTAATCTTATAATTGTTAAACCTATAATATCTCTTCTCCTAATAATAACGTGCTGTTTGCAAATTAATCTCACAAATTCCCTTTCTTAATTTACAATGTTTAacataaacttaaacttaaattttGTGAGCTTCCCGATATATAACGGCTTTGTGAGCATGTAAGCTGGTTGATCTTGAGTTTTAACAAACTCAAGTTTTACCTGTCAGTTATTAATAATTCATGTATGAAGTGATGTCATATTTCAATGTGTTTGCTTCTAGCATGAAATACGAGATTCTTGGTCATTGCAATTGAGAACATATTATCACGGTAGATTGTTATCGAGTTGCTTTGCCAAAGGCCTAAATTTTCTAAACTTCTTTGCAGCCAAACTGCTTTGCATGCTTTTTCAATGGCTAAAATATATTCGGCTTCCACTGAAGAAATTGCTACagtttgttgtttctttgaataCCAGAATATTATCCaatatgatgatgaaggaattcAACAAGAATCTACTGTGATAATATCATGGCattcaaagaaataacaaattGTAGCACTTTCTTTAGCTGAAGTCGAAAATATGTTAGCCTCTGAAGCAACATGCAAAGCAGTTTAGCTGCGAAGATAATTAGAAGATTTAGGCCTTGGGAAAAGCAACTCAACTACAATCTACTGTGATAATATGTCTGCGATTACAATGACAAAGAATCCCATATATCATGCTAGAAGCAAAACACATTGAAATACGACATCATTTCACACATGATTTagttaataatgaacaagtaaaACTTGAGTTTGTTAATACTAATGATCAACCATCTGACATGCTTACGAAGCCGTTAACTATCGAGAAGTTcgaaaaatttaagtttatgtTAAACATTGCTAATTAAGAGGGGGAATATGTGAGATTAATTTGCAAACACCACATTATTATTAGGAGAAGAAATATTATAGGGTTAACAATTATAGGATTAGTAAATGCTTTGTTATGAGAGACTATGTGATGATATGATTTTTATCAATTCACTAAAATTAGTATGTAGAATCAATATATGTATATCTCATGTTTCCttgagaatatataacatatataattcaagttttatcaatatatataattataaggtGTAAGTGCAACAACTCTATTCTATTATTAAATTCATCATCAGATCCTATTTGTTGATGACTATACACTTTGGAAGGAAATCCATCTTTGATCCCATTTGTCGACGATGCGCCTAGGCTTTAGGGACCATTTACGCCTCGTGCTTTTTTAAAACTAAACTCTCTACTTCGAATTCAGAAAAGTTAATATCAAATCACAtcaattttgtttgattttaatttgattagtaCCTATCGTATatgattaattttcttttgaataTTAAGTTGAAGATAGATGAATTAAATCATAATTGGTTTACGTCAACATTGATTTCTTGATTGAAGAATGATttgtatttttactttttaagtttttccatGTATATTTAAAATTGGGTTCATTTTCCATTCGAATTTGTAATTCAATACTCCAGCCTTACTCTAAGTATGTTCATAGTGTCAACTATAGATTTCAAACGTCAATTTTCATGATTCAAATTGAATTCGGTGAGATTAACTATAGATATAATTTGGGTTTGAATTATTATAATGCAAGTTCATGTCGGGAACATtcacaaaaacattaattatctTTTGGTTTGGATATCCACTATATCTGGTTGAGATTTGTTTCGATTAAAGATCATGTCGCTTCGAATAAAATGTCTTGAACTACTTTGTTGGTTGGTTCTCATGTTAGAACAAGTTGGAATGTTTGCTAAAATTTAggtttaatttcttttgcacACCTCTAGGTGGGGAGCTCCTTGTTCTTGGTACAAAGAAGCCAAGAAATCGGACCACTTGTTCGAACTACTACCcaaaaaatttctattatttatttttgaagaaGGAAAAAGTGCATATTTAATTAGCTTCCAAAAATGTGTGAGCTGGATGATTTGTTTATATGtagaatttgttttttaatttcacTCATTTCCTTTGGGTCCTTCCAGTTGAATAATTTTTGATAGGCCACTGTAGTGTAAGTTATGCAGCAACACAttgcttaaaaaaataaaatgccaTATATGATACGTGAACCTAGCTGCAATCACACTATTTGAATAGCTACAGCTGCATTATGTCATACAATATCCTCAGTCTTTTAAATTCCACAATATTTTATTACCTAATGCcataagtggctcccacctagggtgAGGTTTGGAGATCGGATGTAAGCAACCTtatccttgttagtgataagaCTAATGaagttgtttccgattgacccttggtTGCAAAtatcatgtgcaacttcacataaacaaGAAGTGCAGATGACTTGAAGACCAATGCAATTTGCTCAAAAGACCAAGTCAAGACTCTTCTGAAACAAATAATTGTCTCAATGGACACCGAATCACGTCACCATGAGGTAAAATATGTGACCATGAGTTGCTGCTAATATGCACATCATAAGTATATCGAatagattattaatatctaagTTATTAATAATTTGTCCCTTTGacaattttttctttgtttgttaTACCAATACTTTTGCTAAGGTAAATAACTTATAACTTTTAGTACATGAACCTTATTACTCGTATTAACTATTTTCATGGTATGACAATCAGAGAAGCAACCTCAAGCTGGAATGGTGAAGGATCCTTTGTTTTCACTTCAAGCTCTGCACTAGTTGACTGTTCTGACAATGGGAGTTGTGATGAGGTGTTTAACCCCTGTCTTACATTGTTGCCATCATCATATGTTCTTGTGATTCGATAGCAATATCGTACAAAGTTTATATCTGATTACTTCAATTTATGAAAGTACATATACATTTAATTTGAGTATTAGTCCCGAATTATGTACTTATATATTAGGATATTGTCATTTTTCTTAGTTAATTTATTGATAGTCAAATAACATTGTTGtgctaaataaaaattagtctAGTGTGGAGGGTGAATTTGATCACCTTATTACTAACACTATGTCATACACATTAAAGGAGAGTAGTGGGTATTGGGGTGTGATTATGTTATATATCACATCTATGAGAGAAATCAAACCGATTTATGTGCTAAAGATTTAATCAGAAACAAACACATCAATTTCGAGTACTACTCAACTCCCTGACGAAATTCAGTTTTTATCTATCTAAAAATTCCCGCCTCTACAATGTACATTATTCCTATCTATAAGAGATAATCCTAAAAACATGAAGCAGACAGTCTCAACAAATTCCTTATTTTTACTAGCTCGTTGTAACTGAAAATTCTAATCAATTTTAACAGTATCTGCTGAGATGGCATTATTGTTTGAGTCTGTTATCTGTTCCTTCCTGATCTGTTTATTGCCTCCTTTTATAGGTTAACAAAGCATTTCGCTCACCCTTTTTAGTTGGCATGAAAATAGGCTCTGTCTGAAGAATCACCTTGTCGAGCTATAGAAAATGTCTTCATCATCTTCACATAGTTTTCCCATGTAGCTTCTGATTTTGGTAAGCCTTCCCGTAACATATCTAGTTGCTTAACCAATCTTTCCAAGTTTACATATAGTACTGGAGGAATATCTTATGTTGTCTTTGCTCCTTCTGCCTTCCTTAACTGAGATACAAGAAAAAGCGAATGAATGTAGCTAGTAGTAGGATGGTCTAGTTTATAAGCAACCTTGCCCATACATTGTACTGTCATGTAGAGCCCATAAAATCTAGGGGCAAGCTTCTCATTAGGCTTTGATGAATGCCACTGCTCTTCTATTTTTATCAGCACAGTGCGTTCATGAGATTAAATTATAGTTCATCCAAAATTGTATCTAGCTCTTGTAGCATCTATTATAAGCTGTCAATTGAAGTTTATTGCTGccctatttttattatatgaggAGGGGGTCTACCATAAAATGTTGGGAAGGGTGTCGTTTTTATAGAAGTATATGGAGAAGTGTTGTGATTGACTTTAGCCTATTGAACCTATCTTGCCCAATCGTTTGGACGCCCATTAATGAAGCAGCGTAGGTAACTTTCTTGGGATTTATTGAATTTGATCATCTTATTTCTCACACTATGGCATACACATTAGAGGAGAGTAGTGTGTGTGCATTAGGGTCTGATTACATAAGGTTTGGATCATTTATTTAATGTGAAGAAAATGGTGCCTAAGGGGTGTCTTAAACAGGCACACAATGGAGgcagtgctcgttcgagcagctGGGTGCAGGGCTAATGTCGGGTTTTCTGTTATTTGCTGAAAACTTGATGGGCACGTATTTCACTATTGCTAAGGGATATTCTAATGATTTACTGGGCTATATAAAGACCCTAAATCTGTTTTAAAATGGGTGTGAAGGCAATTACATAGAGAGAAAATAGAGTTGAGAGGCTAGTGAGTGTCTTTCAAGTGATAGTGAGTGGTTTCCATTAAAGGTGAATAATTTAAGTTTGAAAGTGTTTGTTCaagccttgtaagggttattttgttattatattgttgaatcaTTACTGAAATACATTGCTATTTGAGGGGGATGTGTCCCAGACATCATTCAATAATTGTGTTCTTGCTTGAGTGTTTCTTTTAAAAACAATCATTGTTGTTGCTAGAGACTTGACAAGAATCTGTTGAAATTATTCACTTTTCAATGCCGTACAATTTTAAGTAATAGCAAATTATGGTTAAGGTTATTGAGAATATCAAGGAAATCTTACCTTGCGACAGTGGAGGCAATATACTCCTAAATGCCCCAACTGCTCtgcaaatttttaaattttcgttGTTACAAGAGTCTACTTTCAAACTTTTATATTGTGATACTTCCCTCATTAAAGGTGATATCTGTTTTGTTCcattacgtgcaaagtttgtCTATGTTCAATATTGTTTGAAGTCTTTATTTCTTCGTTGTTTTTACAGGATACTCCTGCTGTACCAATGGGTAGGAGTCCGAGGACTGATGTCCTTTTAAAAGCAGAAAATGTTGTTCTGGATCATGGTGGCTGTGTTCTTCGTTTGGCTGGACTCTATATATCCTTTTTGTCTTCTGATCTCTTTTTAGTGTCTCTCGGTATGCATTGGGTAAGTCCAAACATATACTATGATGGAAAAGGAATCTAAGATACAGATAACAACCTTAACTATGTAAACAAAGCTGATAGAGGTGCTCACACTTATTGGTTGAGGCAAAAGAAGAGTGAACTTCGTCCGGATCACTTTGTCAACCTTATTCACTATGAAGTAAAACATTTTACTCTCCTGTTTGCTAATATATCTCCCAAAGCAGCATTCCCATTTAACTCCATTTTATTTCGAACTCGTCAGATTCTGTTTCTTGTCTCCATTGATTTTTAGATTTTAGCTAAAGGTTCATGTTGCTTCACAATCTAATATCAGTAAATTGGATATACAATAGATGAATTTATAATGCAGCTTCTAACTATGTTGCACAGGCATCTGggtatttttaaaagttatacCTACAATATCTCCATGCACTGTCTTCATCTGATGCATTTTTGTGAAATAGCTTGCATTTCATCGGTATTTTGGGTGATGTTCTCTCAGGATGCAGCATCGCTGACAAACGCGATTCTGAAGAAGAAGTTTCGTGCAAGGGTATTCCTGGGTTGTGACAATCATCCTCTGTCAAGGTGATCTTCTTGTCATCGTTTATGTCTGACAACTCTTCCTGCCGGTTTAAAAGTAAACCATTCTTTTTGCTTGTGCAGGCAAGAAATTATGGACCTGGTTAATAAGAGTGGAAAATTCAGCGACAAGTTTGAGGCTTTTACAGGTATTTCGATCTCAAAATCGATATTTTCTAGTTCTTGAGATTTGACTTATATTTGGCTTTCATCGTCTCAGGTACTGATGGTTCACTGggtaaaagaatgaacaattctAAATCTCGTGTAGAAATTGGTTGGGAACCAAAATACCCCAGCTTTGCTGAATTTCTCCAAGTTATGTGAGTTTTTCAGATAATcttttgtataattttattgtgAACAAAAGATTATGTTATTATTGAGCCTGTGTACAATGCTTTTTTTTTAAGGTTGATTCATGCGTGCATGCTTATATTGatggtaaatatttaaggggaaaA
Coding sequences:
- the LOC130817769 gene encoding uncharacterized protein LOC130817769 isoform X4, which gives rise to MVMSIHSISYTISSFQSFGYSSRFSHPRNRWDSHPPQFKTSNFKFTQKLSISSSIVRSISPSSMGADSSSVAVGESDLLIVGPGVLGRLVAQQWIEDHPGCQVYGKTATTDHHDELTKLGITPVVKGAMLPYQFPYVIFCAPPSKSPDYAGEVREATSSWNGEGSFVFTSSSALVDCSDNGSCDEDTPAVPMGRSPRTDVLLKAENVVLDHGGCVLRLAGLYISFLSSDLFLVSLGMHWDAASLTNAILKKKFRARVFLGCDNHPLSRQEIMDLVNKSGKFSDKFEAFTGTDGSLGKRMNNSKSRVEIGWEPKYPSFAEFLQVSRGEFKSGNEG
- the LOC130817769 gene encoding uncharacterized protein LOC130817769 isoform X3; this translates as MVMSIHSISYTISSFQSFGYSSRFSHPRNRWDSHPPQFKTSNFKFTQKLSISSSIVRSISPSSMGADSSSVAVGESDLLIVGPGVLGRLVAQQWIEDHPGCQVYGKTATTDHHDELTKLGITPVVKGAMLPYQFPYVIFCAPPSKSPDYAGEVRLKMNSTCWKSWKTLPMVCGGVRSGGSLCGSREATSSWNGEGSFVFTSSSALVDCSDNGSCDEDTPAVPMGRSPRTDVLLKAENVVLDHGGCVLRLAGLYISFLSSDLFLVSLGMHWDAASLTNAILKKKFRARVFLGCDNHPLSRQEIMDLVNKSGKFSDKFEAFTGTDGSLGKRMNNSKSRVEIGWEPKYPSFAEFLQVM
- the LOC130817769 gene encoding uncharacterized protein LOC130817769 isoform X2, which translates into the protein MVMSIHSISYTISSFQSFGYSSRFSHPRNRWDSHPPQFKTSNFKFTQKLSISSSIVRSISPSSMGADSSSVAVGESDLLIVGPGVLGRLVAQQWIEDHPGCQVYGKTATTDHHDELTKLGITPVVKGAMLPYQFPYVIFCAPPSKSPDYAGEVRLKMNSTCWKSWKTLPMVCGGVRSGGSLCGSREATSSWNGEGSFVFTSSSALVDCSDNGSCDEDTPAVPMGRSPRTDVLLKAENVVLDHGGCVLRLAGLYISFLSSDLFLVSLGMHWDAASLTNAILKKKFRARVFLGCDNHPLSRQEIMDLVNKSGKFSDKFEAFTGTDGSLGKRMNNSKSRVEIGWEPKYPSFAEFLQVIGEFKSGNEG
- the LOC130817769 gene encoding uncharacterized protein LOC130817769 isoform X1, which produces MVMSIHSISYTISSFQSFGYSSRFSHPRNRWDSHPPQFKTSNFKFTQKLSISSSIVRSISPSSMGADSSSVAVGESDLLIVGPGVLGRLVAQQWIEDHPGCQVYGKTATTDHHDELTKLGITPVVKGAMLPYQFPYVIFCAPPSKSPDYAGEVRLKMNSTCWKSWKTLPMVCGGVRSGGSLCGSREATSSWNGEGSFVFTSSSALVDCSDNGSCDEDTPAVPMGRSPRTDVLLKAENVVLDHGGCVLRLAGLYISFLSSDLFLVSLGMHWDAASLTNAILKKKFRARVFLGCDNHPLSRQEIMDLVNKSGKFSDKFEAFTGTDGSLGKRMNNSKSRVEIGWEPKYPSFAEFLQVSRGEFKSGNEG